A window from Ictalurus punctatus breed USDA103 unplaced genomic scaffold, Coco_2.0 Super-Scaffold_100046, whole genome shotgun sequence encodes these proteins:
- the LOC128630096 gene encoding histone H1-like: MAEVAPVPAAAPAKAPKKKAASRAKKAGPSVGELIVKAVSSSKERSGVSLAALKKALAAGGYDVEKNNSRVKIAVKGLVTKGTLVQTKGTGASGSFKLNKKQTEAKKPVKKAAPKAKKPAATKKPRKVAAKKPAAAAKKSPKKAKKPTAAAKKATKSPKKAKKPATPKKAAKSPKKAKAVKPKSTKPKAAKAKKAAPKKKSVSPARAHRHM, translated from the coding sequence ATGGCAGAAGTCGCACCCGTTCCTGCCGCCGCGCCGGCCAAAGCGCCCAAGAAGAAAGCAGCTTCGAGAGCAAAAAAAGCCGGCCCTAGCGTCGGCGAGCTGATCGTCAAAGCCGTTTCCTCGTCTAAGGAGAGGAGCGGCGTGTCTCTCGCTGCCCTGAAGAAAGCGCTGGCTGCCGGCGGATACGATGTGGAGAAGAACAACTCCCGCGTCAAGATCGCCGTTAAGGGTCTCGTGACTAAAGGCActctggtgcagaccaaagggaCCGGCGCGTCTGGCTCTTTCAAGCTGAACAAGAAGCAGACCGAAGCCAAGAAGCCCGTGAAGAAAGCCGCGCCCAAAGCGAAAAAGCCCGCCGCTACTAAGAAGCCCAGGAAGGTAGCGGCCAAGAAACCCGCCGCCGCGGCCAAGAAGTCTCCTAAGAAGGCGAAGAAGCCCACAGCCGCCGCAAAGAAAGCCACCAAGAGCCCGAAGAAGGCGAAAAAGCCCGCGACCCCTAAAAAGGCAGCCAAGAGCCCCAAGAAAGCGAAAGCTGTCAAGCCCAAGAGCACAAAGCCTAAAGCGGCAAAGGCGAAGAAGGCAGCACccaaaaagaa
- the LOC128629970 gene encoding histone H2B-like, translating into MPDPAKTAPKKGSKKAVTKTAGKGGKKRRKSRKESYAIYVYKVLKQRIAGESSRLAHYNKRSTITSREIQTAVRLLLPGELAKHAVSEGTKAVTKYTSSK; encoded by the exons ATGCCCGATCCAGCCAAGACCGCGCCCAAGAAGGGatcaaagaaagccgtgaccaagacggccggcaaaggaggcaagaagcgcAGAAAATCCCGGAAGGAGAGCTATgccatctacgtgtacaaggtTCTCAAGCAG cgcatCGCCGGTGAGTCTTCTCGTCTGGCTCATTACAACAAGCgctccaccatcacctccagGGAGATCCAGACCGCCGTGCGCCTGTTGCTTCCCGGCGAGCTGGCCAAGCACGCCGTGTCCGAGGGTACAAAAGCCGtcaccaagtacaccagctccaagtaa